In a single window of the Montipora capricornis isolate CH-2021 chromosome 11, ASM3666992v2, whole genome shotgun sequence genome:
- the LOC138024306 gene encoding radial spoke head 1 homolog, with the protein MAGMETVRESDEDMDSENDILPYTYEGERNETGERHGKGKARLPNGDVYEGEYKNGQRSVYGKYVFRKIKGKTRNACYLGHYENNKKNGQGTFLYPDGAKYEGSWKDDLRHGFGSYFYTNGDLYRGEWEHDRRHGQGTYTYAASGMQYEGQWYEGKRSGRGKLTFGKQNYIGNFHDDKMIGPGTYIFPNGTQQHGEYIVVEEEVG; encoded by the exons ATGGCTGGCATGGAAACAGTGCGAGAGTCGGACGAAGACATGGACTCGGAGAACGACATTTTACCGTATACATACGAAGGTGAGCGGAACGAAACCGGCGAACGGCACGGAAAGGGTAAAGCAAGGCTTCCTAATGGGGATGTTTACGAAGGAGAGTATAAAAACGGACAACGAAGCGTTTACGGCAAATATGTGTTTAGGAAAATCAAAGGAAAGACGCGAAATGCGTGCTATTTGGGGCACTatgaaaacaacaagaaaaacgGCCAAGGAACATTTTTGTACCCTGACGGCGCGAAGTACGAAGGTAGTTGGAAAGACGATTTACGGCATGGCTTCGGCTCGTATTTTTACACGAACGGCGATTTGTATCGAGGCGAATGGGAGCATGATAGAAGACATGGACAGGGGACTTACACATACGCAGCCAGTGGAATGCAGTACGAAGGACAATGGTACGAAGGGAAAAGATCAG GCAGAGGAAAGCTCAcgtttggaaaacaaaactacaTCGGCAATTTCCACGACGATAAAATGATCGGTCCTGGAACATACATTTTTCCAAACGGAACGCAGCAACACGGAGAGTACATTGTAGTGGAAGAAGAAGTGGGATGA